From one Bacteriovorax sp. BAL6_X genomic stretch:
- a CDS encoding SIS domain-containing protein, whose product MEHFGQMKEVLKLEADSILRVIDLLDETMCNKLTDVFEYLHAHNGQMVLCGVGKSGLIGEKLSSTFSSLGLRSIFLHPTEALHGDLGRVSENDAIIFLSKSGTTSEILKLIPFLRIRKENRIALVGDLSKQIALECGISFDCSVEREACINDLAPTTSSTVALAMGDAIAVAYEKFVGLSREGFAINHPGGKLGKSLTMKVKDLMWVYKECPILKSTNLLKDAVLEMTNKPLGALAVIDNGNFSGILVEGDIRRSIAKNANALETALSEIMTNEPKKVSSDDLAIDALALMEQNKIYVLPVIDGTEFKGFIRMHDLLKEGF is encoded by the coding sequence GTGGAGCATTTTGGTCAGATGAAGGAAGTTTTAAAACTTGAAGCTGATTCAATTCTAAGAGTTATTGATCTCTTAGATGAGACGATGTGTAATAAACTGACAGATGTCTTCGAGTATCTCCATGCCCACAACGGACAAATGGTTTTATGTGGTGTTGGAAAGTCTGGACTTATTGGTGAGAAACTATCTTCAACATTTAGCTCTTTAGGTCTTCGCTCTATTTTTCTTCACCCTACAGAGGCCCTGCACGGTGACCTTGGGAGAGTTAGTGAAAACGATGCAATTATCTTCTTATCGAAATCTGGCACAACGAGCGAAATTCTTAAATTAATTCCATTTCTAAGAATTAGAAAAGAAAATCGAATAGCACTCGTAGGTGATTTATCAAAGCAAATTGCCCTTGAATGTGGAATATCTTTTGACTGTTCTGTAGAGCGTGAGGCCTGTATTAATGATCTCGCTCCAACAACTTCTTCAACCGTTGCTCTTGCTATGGGGGATGCAATTGCTGTCGCCTATGAGAAATTTGTAGGACTTTCGCGTGAAGGTTTTGCAATTAATCATCCAGGTGGAAAATTAGGAAAGTCCCTTACGATGAAGGTAAAAGATTTAATGTGGGTTTATAAAGAATGTCCAATACTTAAATCAACTAATCTTCTAAAAGATGCAGTTCTTGAAATGACGAATAAGCCTCTAGGGGCATTGGCCGTTATTGATAATGGCAACTTTAGTGGAATTCTTGTGGAAGGTGATATCAGGCGCTCAATTGCTAAGAACGCCAATGCGCTTGAAACGGCACTAAGTGAAATCATGACAAATGAGCCAAAGAAGGTTTCTTCAGATGATCTTGCAATCGATGCGCTTGCACTAATGGAACAGAATAAGATTTATGTTCTTCCTGTTATTGATGGGACTGAATTTAAGGGTTTTATTCGCATGCACGACCTACTGAAGGAAGGCTTCTAG
- the lnt gene encoding apolipoprotein N-acyltransferase, whose protein sequence is MSSLLKYKFFLPVVHILAGIIYALNFPFIGKFTIFPTIFLSAAILFYGLKNENRFKHNLLNIFLFCWGYNFAGYYWLTFTLNEFGNLFFPFNFILWQLFSVIIAPQFYLFLIIVFFLKKYVKVDTLAGGILYSLIFVVLEYFTPQQFPALFGHPWLKISPFLKPARLLGVPFYSFLSLFIGHLIFMFYQKQKLHKVQGGIILSLLLVNFGVGPIKAKIGDDLKIRIVQGNIGNDLKLKSEQGLRLASSEVINIYKDLSLADGVDDIDLVIWPETSYPRFVFSKENKKLASELTELFVKSEASYFIGTYDLASADPSVLENTYNATILSRGEGIIDQVYHKQVLIPFGEGLPFGPLNKYLAPHLTNISFFASGTKYTNFEVKNKNFISLICYEVLFPRYVRKYIKEVKKRGEKIDFIVNVTNDSWYGPYSEQEQHLFLAKWRAVEFNLPIIRATNTGISAVIKQDGRELIRTENFKQEIKDFSL, encoded by the coding sequence ATGTCTAGCCTGCTGAAATATAAATTCTTCCTGCCAGTTGTACACATTCTTGCAGGTATCATTTACGCGTTAAATTTCCCATTCATTGGTAAATTCACAATCTTTCCAACCATTTTTTTAAGTGCGGCCATTCTTTTTTACGGATTAAAAAATGAAAATCGATTTAAACATAATCTCTTAAATATTTTCTTATTCTGTTGGGGATATAATTTTGCTGGATATTACTGGTTAACTTTTACGTTAAATGAGTTTGGAAATTTATTCTTTCCTTTCAACTTTATTCTGTGGCAACTTTTTTCAGTTATTATCGCCCCTCAGTTCTACCTCTTTCTCATCATTGTCTTCTTTCTAAAGAAGTATGTGAAAGTTGATACACTAGCAGGAGGAATCCTCTACTCACTAATTTTTGTAGTTCTAGAATACTTTACACCACAACAATTCCCAGCTCTTTTTGGTCACCCATGGCTTAAGATCTCTCCATTTCTAAAGCCAGCAAGACTACTAGGTGTACCATTCTATAGCTTCTTAAGCTTATTTATAGGACATCTTATTTTCATGTTCTATCAAAAACAAAAGCTCCACAAGGTACAAGGTGGAATAATTCTATCACTCCTACTTGTTAACTTTGGTGTAGGTCCTATTAAGGCCAAAATTGGAGATGACCTTAAGATTCGCATTGTACAAGGAAATATTGGGAACGACTTAAAGCTCAAATCTGAACAAGGCCTTAGGCTTGCTTCGTCTGAGGTAATTAATATCTATAAGGATCTAAGTCTAGCTGATGGAGTTGATGATATTGACCTTGTAATTTGGCCTGAGACATCGTATCCGAGATTTGTTTTTTCAAAGGAAAATAAAAAACTTGCTAGTGAGTTAACGGAGCTTTTCGTTAAAAGTGAAGCTAGTTACTTCATTGGAACATACGATCTCGCCTCAGCAGATCCGAGCGTCTTAGAAAATACTTATAATGCGACTATCTTATCTCGAGGAGAAGGGATCATTGACCAAGTTTATCACAAACAAGTTCTTATTCCATTTGGAGAGGGCCTGCCTTTTGGTCCACTGAATAAGTACCTTGCCCCTCACCTAACTAATATTTCATTCTTTGCAAGTGGAACGAAGTACACAAATTTTGAAGTCAAAAATAAAAACTTTATATCACTTATCTGTTATGAAGTTCTCTTCCCTCGCTATGTTAGGAAGTATATTAAAGAAGTTAAGAAGCGTGGAGAGAAAATAGACTTCATTGTCAATGTTACTAATGATTCTTGGTACGGGCCTTATTCAGAACAAGAGCAGCATTTATTCTTAGCAAAGTGGCGAGCTGTGGAATTTAACCTTCCAATTATAAGAGCAACAAATACAGGGATCTCGGCCGTAATCAAGCAAGATGGACGAGAACTAATTCGAACAGAGAACTTTAAACAAGAAATTAAGGATTTTTCACTTTAG
- a CDS encoding S8 family serine peptidase — translation MKLKSFLLLSTLIASSFAFGAEKGQKLSFDQLRQRVFKKEYQKETSNTDVLRSRFSSWGIKNNFAQGSINLPGALKKLTTQKEVVVAVIDTGIDPTHPFLKDNIYVPKGDASITNFGLDFSKGASNVNTPYDKNRHGTHVSGIIKSVFPNVKILSLKYYNRHASGKDNLNSTIKALRYAVDLGVDIINYSGGGPEPDLEELEILKKAERKGIIVVAAAGNEQENIDNKKTAYFPASYKLSNIITVTAHDQSMKILNSSNWGAQTVDVSAPGYKINSAIPTSRNGLLTGTSQATAFVSGVAAMLKAGYPGLSAKQIKKIISITAKKEITFNGKVKSSGRVDATAAVELAEKLNTKTNGKLANYKGSKREVANTPKVIIRK, via the coding sequence TTGAAACTAAAATCTTTTCTTCTACTTTCTACTTTAATTGCTAGCTCTTTTGCTTTTGGAGCTGAAAAAGGTCAAAAATTATCATTTGATCAATTAAGACAACGTGTTTTCAAAAAAGAATACCAAAAAGAAACATCAAATACTGATGTACTTAGATCTCGTTTTTCAAGCTGGGGAATTAAGAATAACTTTGCGCAAGGTTCAATTAATCTTCCAGGAGCACTTAAGAAGCTAACAACTCAAAAAGAAGTTGTAGTAGCAGTAATTGATACAGGTATTGATCCAACTCACCCATTCCTTAAAGATAATATTTATGTACCTAAAGGTGATGCTAGTATTACTAACTTTGGCCTAGACTTCTCTAAGGGCGCAAGTAATGTGAATACTCCTTATGATAAAAACCGTCACGGAACTCACGTTTCAGGGATTATTAAATCAGTTTTCCCAAATGTTAAGATTCTTTCACTTAAGTATTACAATCGCCATGCTTCAGGTAAGGATAACTTAAACTCAACAATCAAGGCACTTCGTTATGCAGTTGATCTTGGTGTTGATATTATCAACTACTCTGGTGGTGGACCAGAGCCAGATTTAGAAGAACTTGAAATTCTTAAAAAAGCAGAAAGAAAGGGAATTATCGTTGTCGCAGCAGCTGGTAACGAGCAAGAAAATATCGATAACAAGAAAACAGCATATTTCCCAGCAAGCTACAAGTTATCAAATATCATTACAGTAACTGCTCACGACCAGTCAATGAAGATCCTTAATTCTTCAAATTGGGGAGCACAAACTGTAGACGTTTCAGCACCAGGATATAAGATTAACTCTGCTATTCCTACATCAAGAAATGGACTACTAACAGGTACTTCACAAGCAACAGCATTTGTTTCGGGAGTAGCTGCAATGTTAAAAGCTGGATACCCAGGTCTTTCAGCAAAACAAATCAAGAAGATTATCTCAATCACTGCAAAGAAAGAGATCACTTTTAATGGAAAGGTTAAATCTTCAGGACGTGTTGATGCGACAGCAGCAGTTGAACTTGCAGAGAAGCTAAACACGAAAACGAACGGAAAACTTGCTAATTACAAAGGAAGCAAGAGAGAAGTAGCAAACACTCCAAAAGTAATTATCAGAAAATAA
- a CDS encoding TraR/DksA family transcriptional regulator — MEAEKLDYFKKKLLAAKAEILNGGILTSTEDLKMSTDDLPDEGDVANAVINQQVTFNMRARAMTKLRQIEEALHRIEDGTYGHCEDCDELIGKKRLENQPWADLCITHAEEREREEQHMRRAS, encoded by the coding sequence ATGGAAGCTGAAAAACTAGATTATTTTAAAAAGAAGTTATTGGCCGCTAAAGCTGAGATTCTTAACGGTGGTATTCTAACAAGTACTGAAGACCTTAAGATGTCGACAGATGATCTACCTGATGAAGGTGACGTAGCAAACGCAGTAATTAACCAACAGGTTACATTTAATATGCGTGCTAGAGCAATGACTAAACTAAGACAAATCGAAGAGGCCCTTCACCGTATTGAAGACGGTACTTACGGACACTGTGAAGATTGCGACGAGCTAATTGGTAAGAAAAGGCTTGAAAACCAACCATGGGCCGATTTATGTATCACACACGCTGAAGAAAGAGAGCGTGAAGAACAACACATGCGAAGAGCATCGTAG
- a CDS encoding FliG C-terminal domain-containing protein, with the protein MKLWSSFDQEYILKRLTELHEDCAVLKFWQNNEDMREEYTATFKSVTVEKCSIKLTKESAPYYTRIAPLSPVFFHYPAGDMIFKKDIFKLEDGGLSFKTPSEVRMRDRRSVERFTYKYPDFKNISYEVEGENEVQHDIILDISLRGLAFVIDAKRKAKYEIGKVIYITSITDQELPQQHEAKIASVNRYRLSGEGLQTHLLRIGVEFTQTLNSITYDSIGSLVKKRENKLKGLDTNLFNGLNPDDYQKQLAKIHDKNPQLAINISESVEDIDRLRYMTTDMKREFFLNFSLDLMACALRMSSKELINDLLSEVTAGVREEFLMKYDQPKPASAINKAQDELRKYIHEKERLGELVLSPKSFVKYV; encoded by the coding sequence ATGAAACTATGGTCATCTTTCGATCAAGAATATATTCTCAAAAGGCTCACTGAGCTCCACGAGGATTGTGCTGTTTTGAAGTTTTGGCAAAACAATGAAGATATGCGTGAAGAATACACTGCAACTTTTAAATCTGTTACAGTTGAGAAATGCTCAATTAAATTAACAAAGGAAAGTGCACCTTATTACACTCGTATCGCTCCCCTTTCTCCAGTTTTCTTTCACTATCCAGCTGGGGATATGATATTTAAAAAAGATATCTTCAAGTTAGAAGATGGTGGACTCTCATTTAAGACACCTAGTGAAGTCCGAATGCGTGATCGTCGAAGTGTGGAGAGATTTACATACAAATATCCAGACTTCAAAAATATCTCTTACGAAGTTGAAGGCGAAAACGAAGTCCAACATGATATTATTCTCGACATCTCACTTAGAGGGCTTGCTTTTGTTATTGATGCCAAAAGAAAAGCAAAGTATGAGATCGGTAAAGTAATTTATATCACTTCTATTACGGATCAAGAGTTACCACAGCAACATGAAGCCAAGATCGCTTCAGTAAACCGCTACCGCCTCTCAGGAGAAGGCTTACAAACTCACCTTCTTCGCATTGGCGTTGAATTCACCCAAACGCTAAATTCAATTACATATGACTCAATTGGTTCTCTTGTTAAAAAGAGAGAAAATAAATTAAAAGGTCTTGATACAAACCTTTTCAATGGTTTAAATCCTGATGATTATCAAAAGCAACTTGCTAAGATTCACGACAAGAACCCTCAGCTTGCTATCAATATTTCTGAGTCAGTAGAAGATATCGATCGACTCCGATATATGACAACAGATATGAAGCGTGAATTCTTCTTAAACTTCAGCCTTGACCTTATGGCCTGTGCTTTAAGAATGTCATCCAAGGAATTAATTAACGACCTTCTATCTGAGGTTACCGCAGGTGTACGAGAAGAGTTTCTCATGAAATATGATCAACCCAAGCCTGCATCAGCTATCAATAAGGCACAAGACGAATTAAGAAAGTATATCCATGAAAAGGAGCGCTTGGGTGAGCTAGTTCTAAGCCCGAAGTCTTTTGTTAAATATGTATAA
- the mltG gene encoding endolytic transglycosylase MltG, with product MTKKNLFIFLVLAPALSICLLVAHTYYNIYHWQYGGPETEFQINSGDTFGTINYRLAQDKIIYSPRLFHRYVKFEGKLTSFKAGRYIIPKGITMDELLALLISGKSLTVRVTIPEGYNLFQIAKALADEKIVDEKDFIKEAKDKKFVHSLGIPAGRVEGYLYPDTYQFHEKMKARAIIHRMYDNFKDKTKDLDFSKVRLTKHQLVTLASMVEKETGAKFERPTISGVFHNRLKKRMRLQSDPTTIYGIWESYKGNISKKHLRQKTPYNTYKISGLPVGPIANPGLAALKAALNPKKHDFLYFVSKNDGTHVFSKTYKKHSQAVDFWQKNRANRKGRSWRDLNKKQ from the coding sequence ATGACAAAGAAAAACTTATTTATTTTTTTGGTGCTTGCACCTGCATTATCGATCTGCCTCTTAGTGGCACACACTTACTACAATATTTATCATTGGCAATACGGTGGACCCGAAACCGAATTCCAGATTAACAGTGGAGACACTTTTGGAACGATTAACTATCGTTTAGCACAAGATAAGATCATCTACTCACCGCGCCTCTTCCATCGTTATGTAAAATTCGAGGGGAAGCTAACAAGTTTTAAGGCCGGTCGCTATATCATCCCAAAAGGTATCACAATGGATGAGCTACTTGCTTTACTAATTAGTGGTAAGAGCTTAACTGTCCGAGTGACAATTCCAGAAGGCTATAACCTATTTCAAATCGCCAAGGCCTTGGCCGATGAGAAGATTGTTGATGAAAAAGACTTTATCAAGGAAGCAAAGGATAAGAAGTTCGTTCACTCTCTAGGTATTCCAGCAGGTCGAGTAGAAGGCTATCTATATCCTGACACATATCAATTCCATGAGAAGATGAAAGCACGTGCAATTATCCATCGCATGTATGATAACTTTAAAGATAAAACAAAAGACTTAGACTTTTCAAAAGTAAGGCTAACAAAGCATCAGCTAGTAACTCTTGCCTCAATGGTTGAAAAGGAAACGGGTGCAAAATTTGAAAGACCAACTATTTCAGGTGTTTTTCACAATCGTCTTAAAAAGAGAATGCGTCTTCAATCTGACCCAACAACGATTTACGGAATCTGGGAGTCATATAAAGGCAATATCAGTAAGAAACACCTTAGACAAAAGACTCCATACAATACTTACAAGATCTCAGGTCTTCCAGTTGGACCAATTGCTAATCCTGGTCTTGCGGCACTAAAAGCAGCACTTAACCCCAAGAAGCACGACTTCCTTTACTTTGTCTCTAAAAATGACGGAACTCACGTTTTTTCTAAAACATATAAAAAGCACAGTCAGGCCGTAGACTTTTGGCAAAAGAACAGAGCAAACCGAAAGGGACGTAGCTGGCGAGATCTTAATAAGAAACAATAA
- the ruvX gene encoding Holliday junction resolvase RuvX, translated as MNEFSSYPKFEELRGLNILSIDYGEKVIGLGFYCPGREPFPIGAGRIINKGIGHFYSELAEVIEEQVVEVIVMGIPYFVDGNESEKTKEHKAIFNALVEKFPSVKFYQQDETLTTKSAKERMLNSPEYNFQFDPTKIDELSAVIILEDFIRS; from the coding sequence ATGAATGAGTTTTCTAGCTATCCTAAATTTGAAGAACTTCGCGGTCTTAATATCCTCTCAATCGACTACGGTGAGAAAGTGATTGGTCTTGGCTTCTACTGCCCTGGCCGAGAGCCATTTCCTATTGGTGCCGGTAGAATCATCAATAAAGGGATCGGCCACTTTTATAGTGAACTTGCAGAAGTTATTGAAGAGCAAGTCGTAGAAGTAATCGTTATGGGTATACCTTACTTTGTTGATGGTAATGAAAGTGAAAAGACTAAAGAACACAAGGCCATTTTCAACGCATTAGTTGAGAAGTTTCCTAGTGTAAAATTCTATCAACAAGATGAAACCTTAACGACTAAGTCGGCCAAGGAACGAATGTTAAACTCTCCAGAATATAATTTTCAGTTTGACCCAACAAAAATTGATGAACTTAGTGCCGTGATTATCTTGGAAGATTTCATAAGAAGTTAA
- the rho gene encoding transcription termination factor Rho, with amino-acid sequence MHLSELREMEIKELNKIAEKAKIENSAGMKKHELIFAILKAHAKEKQDIFGNGVLEILPDGFGFLRSPGYNYLPGADDIYVSPSQIRKFALKKGDSVEGQIRPPKDNERYFALLKVSTINDQEPAAHKKTVLFDNLTPLYPQKKINLEFNPSNYSTRMIDMFVPQGFGQRCLIVAPPKAGKTHLLQEVANAITENHPESVLIVLLIDERPEEVTDMKRNVNAEVVSSTFDEPANRHVQVAEMVLEKAKRLTEAGKDVIILLDSITRLARAYNTVVPPSGKILSGGVDSNALHRPKRFFGAARNIENGGSLTIIATALVDTGSRMDEVIFEEFKGTGNSEIQLDRKLLEKRIFPALDINKSSTRKEDLLMDQLDLQRTYVLRKVLHPMSTIDAMEFMLQRITKSKTNAEFMDSMNS; translated from the coding sequence ATGCATTTAAGTGAATTGAGAGAGATGGAAATCAAAGAGTTAAACAAAATTGCTGAAAAGGCAAAAATTGAAAACTCTGCGGGAATGAAAAAACACGAACTAATCTTTGCTATTCTAAAAGCACACGCAAAAGAAAAACAGGACATTTTTGGAAACGGTGTTCTTGAGATCTTACCAGATGGTTTCGGATTCTTAAGATCTCCTGGTTATAACTACCTTCCTGGTGCCGATGATATTTATGTATCACCAAGTCAAATTAGAAAGTTTGCCCTTAAAAAAGGAGACTCTGTCGAAGGACAAATTCGTCCACCAAAAGATAACGAAAGATACTTCGCTCTTTTAAAAGTAAGCACAATCAACGATCAAGAGCCTGCTGCTCACAAGAAGACAGTTCTTTTCGATAACTTAACTCCATTATACCCACAAAAGAAGATTAACCTTGAGTTTAATCCAAGCAATTACTCAACTCGTATGATCGATATGTTCGTGCCACAAGGGTTCGGACAACGTTGTCTGATCGTTGCTCCTCCAAAAGCTGGTAAGACACACTTATTACAAGAGGTTGCAAACGCAATTACTGAAAATCACCCAGAATCAGTTCTTATCGTTCTTCTAATTGATGAAAGACCGGAAGAAGTAACTGACATGAAGAGAAATGTTAACGCGGAAGTTGTTTCATCAACATTTGATGAGCCTGCAAACCGTCACGTTCAAGTAGCGGAGATGGTTCTTGAAAAAGCAAAGCGTCTTACTGAAGCTGGCAAAGATGTTATTATCCTTCTTGATTCAATTACTCGTCTTGCGCGTGCATATAACACTGTTGTTCCACCATCTGGAAAGATCCTTTCTGGTGGGGTTGACTCAAATGCACTACACAGACCAAAGAGGTTCTTCGGTGCTGCTAGAAATATTGAAAATGGTGGTTCTCTTACAATTATCGCTACTGCACTTGTTGATACAGGCTCAAGAATGGATGAAGTTATCTTTGAAGAATTTAAAGGAACGGGTAACTCTGAAATTCAACTTGATAGAAAGCTTCTTGAGAAGAGAATCTTCCCTGCTCTTGATATCAACAAATCTTCAACTCGTAAGGAAGATCTACTTATGGATCAACTAGATCTACAAAGAACTTATGTTCTAAGAAAGGTTCTTCACCCAATGAGTACTATTGATGCAATGGAATTTATGCTTCAAAGAATTACGAAGAGTAAAACTAATGCAGAATTCATGGACTCAATGAATAGCTAA
- the prfA gene encoding peptide chain release factor 1: protein MFDKLDSVVQRFEVLTEKMADPTLYDRQEEFKKISAERANLEEVVIAYKKYKQIKEDIAEAKEMLKESDPDMKEMAKEVLDENEPLIPELEDELKILLLPKDPLDDKNVMVEIRAGAGGDEASIFTGDVLRMYQNYARSVGWKVEIDSLSENDEGIKEVIFSISGEKVYSKMKYESGVHRVQRVPKTESQGRVHTSTITVAVMPETEDLEWELDMNDVRVEVMRASGSGGQHVNTTDSAVRMTHIPTGIAVYNQDQKSQLKNKEKAKKILAARIFDKMLQEKNASEAAERKGLIGTGDRSERIRTYNYPQGRLTDHRIGLTLYSLDKIIEGDMAPVLDALIAHNQAELLKGQEE, encoded by the coding sequence ATGTTTGATAAGCTTGATTCAGTTGTACAGCGCTTTGAGGTACTGACTGAAAAAATGGCAGACCCAACATTATATGATAGGCAAGAGGAGTTCAAAAAGATTTCAGCAGAACGTGCAAATCTTGAAGAAGTTGTCATTGCTTACAAAAAATATAAGCAAATTAAAGAGGATATTGCCGAAGCAAAAGAGATGCTTAAGGAAAGTGATCCTGATATGAAGGAGATGGCAAAAGAAGTTCTCGATGAGAATGAGCCATTAATTCCTGAGCTTGAAGATGAGCTTAAGATCCTTCTTCTGCCAAAAGATCCACTAGATGATAAGAACGTTATGGTTGAAATTCGTGCCGGTGCTGGAGGGGACGAAGCTTCGATCTTCACTGGTGATGTTCTAAGAATGTACCAGAACTACGCTCGCTCGGTAGGCTGGAAAGTTGAAATTGACTCTCTTTCTGAAAACGATGAAGGGATTAAAGAGGTTATCTTTTCAATTTCTGGTGAGAAAGTTTACTCAAAGATGAAATATGAATCTGGTGTCCACAGAGTTCAACGTGTTCCAAAAACAGAATCTCAAGGGCGTGTCCACACTTCAACGATTACAGTTGCAGTAATGCCTGAAACTGAGGATCTTGAGTGGGAACTCGACATGAATGATGTTCGTGTTGAGGTTATGCGTGCCTCTGGTTCAGGTGGGCAGCACGTTAACACGACTGACTCTGCGGTTCGTATGACTCACATTCCAACGGGAATTGCAGTTTATAACCAAGATCAAAAGTCACAGCTTAAAAATAAAGAAAAGGCCAAGAAGATTCTTGCAGCACGTATTTTTGATAAAATGCTACAAGAAAAGAATGCTTCTGAGGCAGCTGAGAGAAAAGGCTTAATCGGTACAGGTGATCGTTCTGAGCGTATTAGAACTTATAATTATCCTCAGGGGCGTTTAACTGACCACCGTATTGGTCTGACTCTTTACTCTCTTGATAAGATTATTGAGGGTGATATGGCCCCGGTTCTTGATGCACTAATTGCTCATAACCAAGCAGAGTTGCTTAAAGGCCAAGAGGAATAA